The nucleotide sequence GAGATATTATTTTTAACTCATTTGATGAATAATTCCAAACTATGTCTCCAGAGGAATTGTATACAGTTAAATTAAATCCGTATATTTCTGCCATTGATGAATCAGGAGGGATAGTATAGTATCCCCCATAAACGTAATCAGGAATATTTCTATTTGCGTCTGGGTCGTAACTATTTGCTGGGTTAAAGAATATTGTATCTTTATAGCTTGCCGGATTTGGATAAACATAAAGTTTTGCTACTGGGTTTTGGTTGTCTACAACTGTTATTATAGTTGAACGATATGCTATAAAATCATCTTCTATTTTTTCATCATATGTTCTTAATTCTTTATAAACTGTTAAACTAATCCTATATCTTCCTTCATTAGGATAACTATGTATTAAATTGAAGGATTTTGTGGGGTATTTTGAAACAAAGTTGCCGTCACCATAGTTAATGTCATATCTATAACAATAATAATACCAAGTGCCTTTCTTGTAAAATTTATTATAGTAATATATATCATCTTTTAAATAGTAAATATTCTTTAAACTATCTGGAACTTCAACGGATATACTAACAGGTTCATAAGTTCCGACAATTGTAGGATATACATAAAATCCCGGACTGCCTGAATATGAAGGTCCAACACCAATAATTGGTGAAACTCCAATAATTGCATTTCCATCTTTGTCTATTATAAATACATAAGCGTTATAGTACCCTTCTTTTGAATATGCATGTTTTGGATTATTTTCAAATGAATAACTACCATCCCCAAAACTCCACATTACGAATATTGGGGTTCCATTATAATCATAAGAAAACGATACTATCTCCCCTACATTAGGGTCTAAATTGCTTACATGGACAGGAATTTCTTCATGTGTACCGTCTCTAATTTTTAGATTATAAGTAGGGTTTGGATTATCCGAATAGTATGAAATATTTACAATATGATTTACTTTGTCATAATAAATATTAAATGTTGTTTTATCATGGGTTGATGATGGCAAAAAGTTGTATCTTGTATTTCCTATATCGTCTACTATCAAAAAATTGTAATTTAGAACGTAATATATTTTTCCACCAATATTGACCCATCCTGACCAAACTACTGGAAACATGAATGGGAATTTATATATGTGAGTTACCGAATCTGAATATGTAGAAACGAATGAAGTATCTCCAAAATCAAATCTAATTTCACCTACGGGAATTCCAGAAGTTTCTGTAAATGTTATTGTATCATTTACTTTATATGCCAAAATATCTGGGTTTTCATTATTCACATATCCTGAACTGTTTTCGACATCTAAATGATTATACACTACGTATAGATATCCACCGTGAGGTTTATTTACTTTAATTCCTTCATCTAAATAACCAACCATCACTCTTCCAAAATCATCAATAACCAATACTCTTGGATAGTAAAATCCAGGCTTTGTATATATGTGCTCTGGAGATTTTTCAAAAGAAAAAGTCCCATCTCCAAAACACCAAACATTTAATATGATATTTCTATTTACAGAATAACTAAATTTAACAACATCACCCATTACAATTTCGTTTTTACTAGCGTTTATACTTACTGTAGTTGTGTCTACACTTAAACCATTAAATTCAGTATTTACTGTGTTTTCTGAGTAGTATTTTATTATAACTATATTATTTACACTGTCATATAAAACATCCCAACTTGTTTTTGAATTTAATGGACTACCATTGAGTATATATTTAGTATTTGCTACATCTCCAACAACAAGCCAATTGTATGTCAATGCCTTTGAATACCCAGTGTTATTTAGATAACCACACCATGCAACTGGATATGGAAACGGAAAGCTGTATTTATGTGTAACTACCTTATTGGAGCCATAATCAGTTTCAGTTAAATCACCAAAATCCCATTTAACAACTCCACTATCTAATATATCTTGAGCTACAGAATTTGGGGCTAAAGCTTCAAATGTTAAAGTGTCATTCACTTTATATGCAATAATATAAGGATTGTAGTTATTTGTATAACCAGAACTATTTGTTATGTTCATAGTAGAATCGTGAATTTTTATAATGTATCCATTTGATAACGATAAAATTCCTAATAAACTAATTAAAACAATTATTGGTGTTAAAACCCTTAAATTCATAATTTTCACCATAAGTTCTTATAAAGTTTGAAATTGTTATAGATGCAATACTAAATAATCAAAAATTTATGAACATAATAAACACAATAACGACAAAATAATGCATATTTTCCTTATTTAAATAAAACTGACATTTATTTCTAATTTTTTGGAAATATTGATTATGTTTCCATAAACATTTGCAGTTATAACTATATTGTTGCCTACATTTTTTGGAGAGTTTAAAAATCCAGTGATGATGACACCGTTTTCTTTTGGGATGAACATTATGCTTGTGTCACCATATACGCTAATAGTCTTATTTAAGATGGTTATATTGTATCCAATAGTTCCCATAGGCTTTAATTTAAAAGTTATAGTTTTATTTTTTGTATAAGCAAGAATTGCATAGTTTTCAAATGTATCTGCTATGCTATACATTTTATCTACAATTAAAGCGTCTGTAGTACCATCTGTAAATGAAAAGATGTTATAGTAAATGAGTATTGAAACTAGTGTGAGAAATAATACTGCAATTATAAAATCAATAGAAATTTGTCCTCTTTTCTTTCGTTTAATCATATCAAATCTCCTTCATCATGGGTTTAATTTATATATTAGCCATTAGTAAAATTAATATATAAAAATATCCATTAATTAAACATTAAATCTTTAAATTTGTATATATAAATTAATTTAGGTGAAAGTATGAAAAAAGCTCAAATGTCTCTTGAATTTATAATTTTAATTTTTGGAATTATATTGGTTGGAGCTCTTGTATCATATCATGTAGCCAATACTGCAGATATTACAAAATCACTCGGAAATTCAACATACAAAACTAAAAAAGTAACATATAAAGGGTTTGAAGTTATAAATGGGATAGACAATACTTCAATATCAGGAGAAAGCTTAACTACATCAAATAACGAAAGTCCAGTATTGAATAACGAATCTACCAGCACTTCAGAATTTTCAAGAATTTTATTTGTTGGAGATAATCCACCTTCCAATTTGAATTATAATTCTTATGACGATATTCGATATACAGACAATTTGAATATTATAACTCAAGGAAGAAATACTTTGGTAATCAAGCCTAAAGGCAGTCCTGATGAAAAGTATGTAGTTTATTTTGTAGATGGTATAGTAGATTACCCCAATATAGAATTTTTGGCTCAGGGAAAACATACTTTGTATGTATATAATGTTAAAAAAATTCCCGAAGGAGTGTATGTGAAATTTGTTATAGATGGGATTCCTTTACCTCAGATAATTACAATTAGGGATGTTGAATATATTGGAAGTGTTAATGGAGTGATATTTGAGATTTATGGAGGGGGAACAAAAACAAATGCTGAGATTTACATATATAATGCGACTATAGTTACGTTTGATATTAATAACTTAGAAAGAACTTCTGGAGAGATATTCCTCACAATTGAAGACAGTAAAATTGATAATCTTGTAGGATATCCAAACTTTGACAACTATTTAGGAAAAAACTCAATAACTATAACTATAAAAAATAGCTGGATTAATGGGAAGTATGTAGCTTATTACACCAAAAAAATCGAATGAGGAAAAAAAGCATATAAAAGTTAAAAAATAAAAATGTAGTAATGTAGGTTGATAATTAGGTGGTTTATA is from Methanocaldococcus bathoardescens and encodes:
- a CDS encoding PKD domain-containing protein, with translation MVKIMNLRVLTPIIVLISLLGILSLSNGYIIKIHDSTMNITNSSGYTNNYNPYIIAYKVNDTLTFEALAPNSVAQDILDSGVVKWDFGDLTETDYGSNKVVTHKYSFPFPYPVAWCGYLNNTGYSKALTYNWLVVGDVANTKYILNGSPLNSKTSWDVLYDSVNNIVIIKYYSENTVNTEFNGLSVDTTTVSINASKNEIVMGDVVKFSYSVNRNIILNVWCFGDGTFSFEKSPEHIYTKPGFYYPRVLVIDDFGRVMVGYLDEGIKVNKPHGGYLYVVYNHLDVENSSGYVNNENPDILAYKVNDTITFTETSGIPVGEIRFDFGDTSFVSTYSDSVTHIYKFPFMFPVVWSGWVNIGGKIYYVLNYNFLIVDDIGNTRYNFLPSSTHDKTTFNIYYDKVNHIVNISYYSDNPNPTYNLKIRDGTHEEIPVHVSNLDPNVGEIVSFSYDYNGTPIFVMWSFGDGSYSFENNPKHAYSKEGYYNAYVFIIDKDGNAIIGVSPIIGVGPSYSGSPGFYVYPTIVGTYEPVSISVEVPDSLKNIYYLKDDIYYYNKFYKKGTWYYYCYRYDINYGDGNFVSKYPTKSFNLIHSYPNEGRYRISLTVYKELRTYDEKIEDDFIAYRSTIITVVDNQNPVAKLYVYPNPASYKDTIFFNPANSYDPDANRNIPDYVYGGYYTIPPDSSMAEIYGFNLTVYNSSGDIVWNYSSNELKIISHKFNVGNYTAILTVWDGFGGKSSTEVKFEVINNPPIAQFTYSPKYPEVNETVTFDALLSYDTEGAIKLYKWDFGDGYKINTTTPTISHEYNRSGTYLVKLTVYDELNSSNTISKTITVYYVKADFESPSTAKVNTIINFADKSVSNPGSIVKWFWDFGDGTTSNEKNPSHKYSREGVYTVTLTVWNDVGVSDKISKTILIRGETNYPPIAKFNFTINGLNVTFDASSSYDIDGNIVKYIWDFGDGYKINTTTPTISYKYDKSGTYTVKLTVIDDSGNIDSTVRFVSVGIEEKSIPIPLSIEILILITTLLTINYITRRW
- a CDS encoding class III signal peptide-containing protein, whose translation is MKKAQMSLEFIILIFGIILVGALVSYHVANTADITKSLGNSTYKTKKVTYKGFEVINGIDNTSISGESLTTSNNESPVLNNESTSTSEFSRILFVGDNPPSNLNYNSYDDIRYTDNLNIITQGRNTLVIKPKGSPDEKYVVYFVDGIVDYPNIEFLAQGKHTLYVYNVKKIPEGVYVKFVIDGIPLPQIITIRDVEYIGSVNGVIFEIYGGGTKTNAEIYIYNATIVTFDINNLERTSGEIFLTIEDSKIDNLVGYPNFDNYLGKNSITITIKNSWINGKYVAYYTKKIE